The Vitis riparia cultivar Riparia Gloire de Montpellier isolate 1030 chromosome 10, EGFV_Vit.rip_1.0, whole genome shotgun sequence genome includes a region encoding these proteins:
- the LOC117923318 gene encoding LOW QUALITY PROTEIN: probable LRR receptor-like serine/threonine-protein kinase At1g07650 (The sequence of the model RefSeq protein was modified relative to this genomic sequence to represent the inferred CDS: inserted 1 base in 1 codon): MSYMATFLDIQKPLFFAFILTLLILMCFGSKAQGAKLPRDEVDALSEIASQLGKKDWNFSLDPCDGNSNWSTPKITEMPSYVNNVSCNCSYPNGECHVVNISLKGQDLAGVLPPSLVKLPYLEMIDLTRNYLSGDIPPQWASTKLEILSISMNRFSGPIPKFFGNITTLKYLGFEGNLFSGTVPXELGKLVNLEHLILNSNNLTGELPPTLANLTNLKELRISSNNFTGKIPSFIQNWKQLQYLEIQASGFEGPIPSSISALTDLIVLRISDLTGEGSKFPPIRNMKSLDKLMLRSCNISGPIPPYLADMTELRFLDLSFNKLEGQIPNLDSLQMLKPCNLLNGNIPNGIKSRESRSQIDLSYNNFSEKSAPPACRDSLNLFRSFSGGKNLELGGCLKSYPCSKDQYSLHINCGGAETTIGNIVYQGDEYEGGAAKFHPMSDNWGFSSTGHFWDHNISINDYIAQNVSVLRMNNSGLYTRACLSPLSLTYYGHCLANGNYTVKLHFAEIIFRSNRSFYSLGRRIFDVYIQDKLELKDFDIEHAARGVDKTIVKEFKAVVRNKTLEIRFYWAGKGTTALPSRGTYGPLISAISVESDFKPPSHGNKKTLIGALGLLLVLIFTVLGIIWWKCYFKGKSPIEELRGLDLQTGFFTLRQIKAATNNFDAANKLGEGGFGSVYKGTLLDGTIIAVKQLSSKSKQGNREFVNEIGMISGLQHPNLVRLYGCCIEANQLLLVYEYMENNSLARALFGREEFQLKLDWPTRQRICVGIARGLAFLHEESALKIVHRDIKANNVLLDRHLNPKISDFGLAKLDEEENTHISTRVAGTIGYMAPEYAQWGYLTHKADVYSFGVVALEIVAGKNNRKYRPNEDYFSLLDWAFFLQQKGNLMELVDPKLECDFNKEEVLRMIKIALLCTNPSPALRPTMSAAVNMLEGRTPVHESPLNPIIFGDEVTYEALRDQYSQMHFHRSSETEPIKHSSDSTGIGSPSTSTRDLHQINPDSLM; encoded by the exons ATGTCGTATATGGCTACTTTTCTAGATATTCAGAAGCCTCTCTTCTTCGCTTTTATTCTCACGCTGCTCATACTGATGTGCTTTGGTTCCAAAGCCCAAGGTGCTAAGCTTCCTCGTGATGAAG TGGATGCTCTTAGTGAAATTGCTTCACAATTGGGAAAAAAGGATTGGAATTTCAGTCTCGACCCTTGTGATGGGAACTCCAACTGGTCAACACCAAAAATAACAGAGATGCCATCATATGTCAATAATGTCAGCTGCAATTGCTCCTATCCTAATGGTGAATGCCATGTGGTTAACAT ATCTCTCAAAGGGCAGGATCTTGCTGGTGTCCTTCCACCATCCCTGGTGAAACTACCTTACCTTGAGATGAT TGATCTGACTAGGAACTACCTTAGTGGTGACATACCTCCTCAATGGGCTTCTACAAAGTTAGAAATTCT ATCCATTTCTATGAACCGATTCTCAGGACCAATCCCAAAATTCTTTGGGAACATTACCACTCTTAAGTACTT GGGTTTTGAGGGCAATCTTTTTTCTGGAACTGTAC CCGAGCTTGGGAAACTTGTCAACTTGGAGCATCT CATTCTTAATTCTAACAATCTCACTGGAGAGTTGCCTCCAACCCTCGCTAACCTGACTAATTTAAAAGAACT TAGGATTAGCAGCAACAATTTCACAGGAAAAATACCTAGTTTCATTCAAAATTGGAAGCAACTTCAGTACTT GGAAATCCAAGCCAGTGGTTTTGAAGGCCCCATACCTTCTAGTATTTCTGCCTTGACTGATTTAATTGTACT AAGGATCAGTGACTTGACTGGAGAGGGCTCCAAATTTCCACCAATAAGAAACATGAAAAGCTTGGATAAGCT GATGTTGAGGAGCTGTAATATCTCTGGACCCATCCCACCATATCTAGCAGATATGACAGAATTGAGATTTCT AGACCTCAGCTTCAACAAGTTGGAAGGACAAATTCCAAATCTTGACAGTCTACAAATGTTGAAGCCAT GCAACTTGCTTAATGGAAATATTCCAAACGGGATCAAGAGCAGAGAAAGTCGCTC CCAAATAGATCTTTCTTACAATAACTTCTCTGAGAAATCTGCACCACCTGCTTGTCGAGATAGCTT gaACTTGTTTAGAAGCTTTTCTGGGGGGAAAAACTT AGAACTTGGTGGGTGCCTGAAAAGCTATCCTTGTTCAAAAG ATCAATATTCATTGCATATAAATTGTGGGGGAGCGGAAACAACCATCGGAAACATTGTTTATCAAGGGGATGAATATGAAGGAGGTGCTGCAAAGTTTCATCCCATGAGTGATAATTGGGGGTTTAGTAGCACTGGACACTTCTGGGACCATAACATCTCCATAAACGATTATATAGCACAAAATGTATCTGTACTCAgaatgaacaactctgggttataCACCAGAGCATGCCTTTCTCCTCTATCTCTCACTTATTATGGACACTGCTTAGCGAATGGGAACTATACAGTGAAGCTTCACTTTGcagaaataatttttagaagCAATAGATCATTCTATAGTCTGGGAAGACGGATTTTTGATGTTTATATACAG GACAAGCTGGAATTGAAGGATTTTGATATTGAACATGCAGCAAGAGGAGTCGATAAGACAAttgtaaaagaatttaaagcagttgttagaaataaaactttagaAATCCGTTTTTATTGGGCTGGGAAGGGGACAACAGCTTTGCCATCAAGAGGAACTTATGGTCCTCTCATATCAGCTATTTCTGTAGAATCCG ACTTCAAGCCTCCTTCTCATGGCAACAAGAAGACACTCATTGGAGCTCTAGGTTTGCTGTTGGTCCTCATTTTCACAGTTTTAGGCATTATTTGGTGGAAATGCTACTTCAAAGGCAAATCCCCAATCGAAG AGTTGAGAGGATTAGATCTGCAGACTGGCTTTTTTACTTTGCGACAAATTAAAGCTGCTACTAACAACTTTGATGCTGCAAACAAGCTTGGGGAAGGAGGTTTTGGATCTGTATACAAG GGTACATTGTTAGATGGTACCATAATTGCAGTGAAGCAACTTTCTTCCAAATCGAAGCAAGGAAATCGTGAATTTGTGAATGAGATAGGAATGATATCTGGTTTACAACACCCGAATCTTGTGAGATTATATGGATGCTGTATTGAAGCAAATCAACTATTGTTGGTATATGAATACATGGAGAACAATAGCCTTGCCCGTGCTTTATTTG GTAGAGAGGAATTCCAATTGAAATTGGATTGGCCCACCAGACAGAGGATTTGTGTTGGCATAGCAAGAGGTTTGGCTTTCCTGCATGAGGAATCAGCATTGAAAATTGTTCATAGGGACATCAAAGCAAACAATGTACTTCTTGATAGGCACCTTAACCCTAAGATATCTGACTTTGGTTTGGCCAAGCTTGATGAAGAAGAGAACACCCACATTAGCACCAGAGTTGCTGGAACTAT AGGATATATGGCACCAGAGTATGCGCAATGGGGTTATTTAACCCATAAAGCAGATGTTTACAGCTTTGGAGTTGTTGCATTGGAAATTGTTGCTGGGAAGAACAACAGGAAATATAGACCAAACGAGgactatttttctcttttagatTGG GCCTTTTTTCTACAACAAAAAGGAAATCTGATGGAGTTGGTGGATCCAAAGTTGGAGTGTGATTTCAACAAGGAAGAGGTCTTAAGAATGATTAAAATAGCTCTATTATGCACCAATCCATCCCCGGCACTTAGGCCTACCATGTCTGCAGCGGTGAATATGCTCGAAGGTCGGACTCCTGTTCATGAATCCCCCTTGAATCCAATTATTTTTGGTGATGAAGTGACGTATGAAGCCCTCAGAGACCAGTATAGTCAGATGCATTTCCACAGATCAAGTGAAACTGAGCCCATCAAGCATTCATCTGATTCAACAGGCATTGGATCTCCCTCTACGTCAACGCGTGATCTCCATCAAATCAATCCTGACTCATTAATGTAG